One Pseudomonas sp. HOU2 genomic window carries:
- a CDS encoding SDR family NAD(P)-dependent oxidoreductase — MTQSLSRRVVAITGALGNLGETLADMAAAQGADLVLIDRATITLPSSHNRLVLSGIDLTSVADCQAVAHQINRYFGRLDALVNGAGGYAWEPLLGGALEAWDRLYSLNLRTALNASKALLPLLLQSSAGRIVNIGASMAAKAGLGMGAYAASKSSVLRLTESLAEELKDMSITVNAVLPSILDTPQNREAMPDAEHQRWVTPAQLAAVILFLISEQASAVTGTGIPVIGRM; from the coding sequence ATGACTCAGTCACTCTCACGGCGCGTTGTGGCGATTACCGGCGCCCTGGGGAATCTCGGCGAGACCCTGGCGGACATGGCCGCAGCCCAGGGCGCGGATCTGGTGCTGATCGATCGGGCGACGATTACGCTGCCCAGCTCGCACAATCGACTGGTCCTGTCCGGTATCGATCTGACTTCCGTTGCCGATTGCCAGGCAGTCGCCCACCAGATCAACCGCTATTTCGGCCGTCTCGATGCACTGGTCAACGGCGCCGGCGGCTATGCGTGGGAACCGCTTTTAGGCGGCGCGTTGGAGGCCTGGGATCGGCTCTACTCGCTGAACCTTCGAACCGCATTGAACGCCAGCAAAGCCCTGCTGCCGTTGCTGCTGCAATCCTCGGCCGGACGCATCGTCAATATCGGCGCGAGCATGGCGGCGAAGGCCGGACTGGGGATGGGCGCTTACGCCGCGTCGAAATCCAGCGTCCTGCGCCTGACTGAAAGCCTCGCCGAAGAACTCAAAGACATGAGCATCACGGTCAATGCCGTGCTGCCGAGCATTCTCGACACCCCGCAAAACCGGGAAGCCATGCCCGACGCCGAGCATCAGCGCTGGGTGACACCGGCGCAGCTGGCGGCGGTGATTCTGTTTCTGATTTCGGAGCAAGCGTCGGCGGTCACCGGTACCGGCATTCCGGTGATCGGGCGCATGTAG
- a CDS encoding AraC family transcriptional regulator, with the protein MRPATSSAAFVNHILDVAEQYGCDVDWLLQQTGLSREQLSDSIVRIPMRQLRALLELAALSSNLPHFGLLVGAAVRPGTYGVLGYVLMTSATLGESLNMILRFGKIVYDSPSSQTRIVIGDGRVTLEDQRISELEPYCALHQEALMVGWAAFGRWLIASNQPMLEVRMMHPAVGEPALYEHFFGCPVQFEAGCNALVFAESTLSTRIQGADPRMHRSMLLEADWQLCLTYPAFSVTDRLRALLTEQLPTGDFSLKSLARQLAISPRTLQRKLAAEGENFNQVLETMRMELADHYLRRTETSIMNIALMLGYSQASSFSHSFRQARGISPVDYRKLLRAR; encoded by the coding sequence ATGCGACCCGCCACTTCCAGCGCTGCCTTCGTGAACCACATCCTTGATGTCGCCGAACAATACGGCTGCGATGTTGATTGGCTGTTGCAGCAGACCGGACTCTCACGCGAGCAGTTGTCCGACTCGATCGTGCGCATTCCCATGCGCCAACTGCGTGCCTTGCTGGAACTGGCGGCACTGAGCAGCAACCTGCCGCATTTCGGCCTGTTGGTCGGCGCCGCCGTGCGCCCGGGCACCTATGGCGTGCTGGGTTATGTGCTGATGACCAGCGCGACACTCGGCGAGTCGCTGAACATGATTTTGCGATTCGGCAAGATCGTTTACGACAGCCCGTCCAGCCAGACCCGGATCGTCATCGGTGACGGCCGCGTGACGCTCGAAGATCAACGCATCAGTGAGCTGGAGCCTTACTGCGCCCTGCATCAGGAAGCGCTGATGGTCGGCTGGGCAGCGTTCGGCCGCTGGTTGATCGCCAGCAATCAGCCCATGCTGGAAGTGCGGATGATGCATCCGGCGGTGGGCGAACCGGCGCTGTATGAACACTTCTTTGGCTGTCCGGTGCAGTTCGAGGCCGGCTGCAATGCGCTGGTGTTTGCCGAGTCGACACTCTCGACGCGGATCCAGGGCGCCGACCCGCGCATGCATCGCAGCATGCTGCTGGAGGCCGACTGGCAGTTGTGTCTGACGTACCCGGCATTTTCCGTGACTGACCGCTTGCGCGCGCTGCTCACCGAACAATTGCCGACCGGCGATTTCAGCCTGAAAAGCCTGGCCCGGCAGTTGGCGATTTCGCCGCGCACCTTGCAGCGCAAACTGGCGGCTGAAGGGGAAAACTTCAATCAGGTGCTGGAAACCATGCGCATGGAACTGGCCGACCATTACCTGCGCCGGACCGAGACCAGCATCATGAACATCGCCCTGATGCTGGGTTACTCGCAGGCCAGTTCTTTCAGCCATTCCTTTCGTCAGGCCCGCGGGATTTCCCCGGTGGACTACCGCAAGTTGCTGCGCGCCAGATAA
- a CDS encoding cupin domain-containing protein: protein MQRTLILATVAALVSFTGLAQAADAQAMSWQQGLSRTDLIHQDLGDADHEVLQARIDFDPGVAAPRHAHPGVEVAHVLSGTLEYQLEGQPAVTLKAGDSLFIPAGVAHVAKNVGQEQGVELATYVVKKGQPLLELKP from the coding sequence ATGCAACGCACACTGATTCTGGCCACCGTGGCCGCACTGGTTTCATTCACCGGCCTGGCACAGGCGGCGGACGCTCAGGCCATGAGCTGGCAGCAGGGTCTGAGCCGTACCGACCTGATTCATCAGGACCTGGGCGACGCCGATCACGAGGTGCTGCAGGCGCGGATCGATTTCGACCCGGGCGTGGCTGCGCCGCGACATGCGCATCCGGGTGTCGAGGTGGCGCACGTGCTCAGCGGCACGCTGGAGTATCAACTGGAGGGGCAGCCGGCGGTCACGCTGAAGGCCGGTGACTCACTGTTCATCCCGGCCGGCGTGGCCCATGTGGCGAAGAACGTTGGCCAGGAGCAAGGCGTGGAACTGGCGACCTATGTGGTGAAAAAGGGTCAGCCGCTGCTGGAACTGAAGCCGTGA
- a CDS encoding alpha/beta hydrolase has protein sequence MKNAAFNRMNILAVALFGALAATQMPTAAAAQPAPGAPNVSYSAPSPFGPLKHVKAGLLDVAYAETGPAQGPVVILLHGWPYDIHSYDEVAPLLAAKGYRVLMPYARGYGDTHFLSDQTLRNGQPAALASDVIDFMDALNIKQAVLGGYDWGARSADIVSALWPERVKALVSVSGYLIGNQAAGQNPLPPKAELQWWYQFYFATERGRDGYRKNTHDFARLIWQLASPKWAFDDATFNRSAKALENPDHVEITVFNYRWRLGLVQGEPRYAALEQKLASAPSISVPTITLEGDANGAPHPAPEDYAKRFTGKYQFRLINGGIGHNLPQEDPQAFAQAVIDADHL, from the coding sequence ATGAAAAACGCAGCATTCAACCGTATGAACATCCTCGCCGTGGCGCTGTTCGGCGCGCTGGCGGCGACGCAAATGCCAACGGCCGCCGCCGCACAACCGGCACCCGGCGCCCCCAACGTCAGCTATTCCGCGCCCTCGCCGTTCGGTCCGCTCAAGCATGTAAAGGCCGGACTGCTGGATGTGGCCTACGCCGAAACCGGTCCGGCGCAGGGGCCGGTAGTGATTCTGCTGCACGGCTGGCCGTACGACATTCATAGCTATGACGAGGTCGCGCCATTGCTCGCCGCCAAGGGGTATCGGGTGCTGATGCCGTATGCGCGGGGTTATGGCGACACGCATTTCCTCTCGGACCAGACACTGCGCAACGGTCAGCCTGCGGCGCTGGCCAGCGACGTGATCGACTTCATGGATGCACTGAACATCAAGCAAGCGGTGCTCGGTGGTTACGACTGGGGCGCGCGCTCGGCAGACATCGTCTCGGCGCTGTGGCCGGAGCGAGTCAAGGCATTGGTGTCAGTCAGCGGCTACCTGATCGGCAATCAGGCTGCCGGGCAGAACCCGTTGCCGCCCAAGGCCGAATTGCAGTGGTGGTATCAGTTCTACTTCGCCACCGAACGTGGCCGTGACGGCTACCGGAAAAACACCCACGACTTCGCCAGGCTGATCTGGCAACTTGCATCGCCGAAGTGGGCGTTCGATGACGCCACGTTCAACCGCAGCGCCAAGGCTCTGGAGAACCCCGATCACGTCGAGATCACCGTGTTCAACTACCGCTGGCGTCTGGGTCTGGTGCAGGGCGAACCGCGATACGCAGCGCTGGAACAGAAACTCGCCAGCGCCCCGTCGATCAGCGTGCCGACTATCACCCTTGAGGGTGACGCCAACGGCGCGCCGCACCCGGCGCCCGAGGATTACGCCAAGCGCTTCACCGGCAAGTACCAGTTCCGCCTGATCAACGGCGGCATCGGCCACAACCTGCCGCAGGAAGATCCGCAGGCGTTTGCTCAGGCGGTGATCGACGCCGATCACCTCTGA
- a CDS encoding GlxA family transcriptional regulator: protein MGQTLIERRQFSGGMKGKNLRYLNEQSADSRLTRTGFLLLEHFSLPAFTQALDTIITANLLRAGLFSSRTFGLGEGEVISDLGLVIRPDARIDMASLPDLDLLVVCGGYRTELKASEELSNLLRSAAERGVSLAGLWNGAWFLGRAGLLDGYRCAIHPEHRPALTEIAKATQVSSEPYVIDRDRLTASSPSGAFHMALDWIKSLHGKALVEGIEDILAFEESRYRRIKPDENLCVSAPLREVVKLMDANLEEPLELEQLAVYAGRSRRQLERLFKEQLGTTPQRYYLELRITEARRLLQHTELSQMEVLVACGFVSPSHFSKCYSAFFGYRPSREKRLVK, encoded by the coding sequence ATGGGCCAGACCTTGATCGAACGACGTCAATTCAGCGGAGGCATGAAGGGTAAAAATCTCCGCTATCTGAATGAGCAATCTGCAGATTCACGCCTCACTCGCACGGGTTTTCTGTTGCTGGAACACTTTTCGCTGCCGGCCTTCACCCAGGCGCTGGATACGATCATCACTGCCAACCTGTTGCGCGCCGGTCTGTTCAGCTCGCGCACGTTCGGGCTGGGCGAGGGTGAGGTGATCAGCGATCTGGGGCTGGTGATTCGCCCGGACGCGCGAATTGATATGGCCAGTCTTCCGGATCTGGACTTGCTGGTGGTGTGCGGCGGCTACCGCACTGAGCTGAAGGCCAGTGAAGAGTTGAGCAACCTGCTGCGCTCGGCGGCGGAGCGCGGGGTCAGTCTGGCCGGTTTGTGGAACGGTGCGTGGTTTCTCGGCCGCGCCGGACTGCTCGATGGTTATCGTTGCGCGATCCACCCGGAGCATCGCCCCGCGCTGACGGAAATTGCCAAAGCCACCCAGGTCAGCAGCGAACCTTATGTGATCGATCGCGACCGGCTCACGGCTTCCAGTCCGTCCGGGGCTTTCCATATGGCGCTGGACTGGATCAAGAGCCTGCACGGCAAGGCGCTGGTCGAAGGCATCGAGGACATTCTGGCGTTCGAGGAGTCGCGCTATCGGCGGATCAAACCGGATGAAAACCTCTGCGTCAGCGCACCGTTGCGCGAGGTGGTCAAGCTGATGGACGCCAACCTCGAAGAGCCGCTGGAACTGGAACAACTGGCGGTGTATGCCGGTCGCTCGCGGCGACAGCTGGAGCGTTTGTTCAAGGAACAACTGGGCACCACGCCGCAGCGCTATTACCTGGAATTGCGCATCACCGAAGCCCGGCGCCTGCTGCAGCACACCGAGCTGTCGCAGATGGAAGTGCTGGTGGCCTGTGGTTTCGTGTCGCCGAGCCATTTCAGCAAATGCTACAGCGCGTTTTTCGGTTATCGACCGTCCAGGGAAAAACGCCTGGTCAAATAG
- a CDS encoding agmatine deiminase family protein gives MSTRREFIKQLSVATGVSAAVMGLGLAPGRLLAASAGDWFMPDEGDRHERAFIAFGAQDAIWEDFTADVQAALGRIARTIARYEPVTVLCRSGERSLAEEYCGTRNVTYVTAALDDIWMRDIGANFVIDDKGGLGAVDFNFNGWGNKQRHSKDAKIAARVAADAQATYLRSELVGEGGGIEVDGHGTGIMTESSWINSNRNPGWSKADVEAELKERLGLRKIIWLPGIKGKDITDAHVDFYARFIKPGVVIANLDSDPESYDHQVTLAHLEILRKATDADGRPLQIHTISPPLKPRKSKFNQNNPDFAAGYINYFVINGAIIAPEFGDKEADKKAYDLLSKLYPERKVELLNIDAIAAGGGGIHCVTSHQPQA, from the coding sequence ATGTCGACACGTCGTGAGTTCATCAAACAGCTATCGGTTGCCACCGGTGTCAGCGCCGCGGTCATGGGCCTTGGCCTGGCGCCGGGCAGACTGCTGGCGGCCAGCGCAGGGGATTGGTTCATGCCCGACGAGGGTGACAGGCACGAACGCGCCTTCATCGCTTTCGGCGCACAGGACGCAATCTGGGAAGATTTCACTGCGGATGTGCAGGCCGCACTGGGCCGCATCGCCCGCACCATTGCCCGTTATGAGCCGGTTACGGTGTTGTGTCGCAGTGGCGAACGCAGCCTCGCCGAAGAGTATTGCGGCACCCGCAACGTCACCTACGTGACCGCCGCGCTCGACGACATCTGGATGCGCGATATCGGCGCCAATTTTGTCATCGATGACAAAGGCGGGCTTGGCGCGGTGGACTTCAATTTCAACGGTTGGGGCAACAAGCAGCGGCACAGCAAGGATGCGAAAATCGCTGCGCGAGTGGCCGCCGACGCACAGGCGACGTACCTGCGCAGTGAACTGGTGGGCGAGGGCGGCGGCATCGAAGTCGATGGCCACGGCACCGGGATCATGACCGAGAGCAGCTGGATCAACAGCAACCGCAATCCAGGCTGGAGCAAGGCCGATGTCGAGGCTGAACTGAAGGAACGTCTGGGCCTGCGCAAAATCATCTGGCTGCCGGGGATCAAGGGCAAGGACATCACCGACGCCCACGTTGATTTCTATGCGCGGTTCATCAAGCCCGGCGTGGTGATTGCCAACCTCGACAGCGACCCCGAATCCTACGATCACCAGGTCACGCTGGCGCACCTGGAAATCCTCAGGAAAGCCACCGACGCGGATGGTCGCCCACTGCAGATCCACACGATTTCGCCACCGCTCAAGCCGCGCAAAAGCAAGTTCAACCAGAACAACCCGGATTTCGCCGCCGGTTACATCAACTACTTCGTGATCAACGGCGCGATCATCGCCCCCGAGTTCGGTGACAAGGAGGCGGACAAAAAGGCTTATGACCTGCTGTCGAAGCTGTACCCGGAGCGCAAAGTCGAGCTGCTCAACATCGATGCGATCGCTGCCGGTGGTGGCGGGATTCACTGCGTGACCAGTCATCAGCCGCAAGCGTGA
- a CDS encoding extracellular solute-binding protein: MATHHKRLLGVLGLALTCVIPALHAEDKTLRLYNWADYFAEDTLSRFTAETGIKVIYDVMDGSETLEAKMLSGGSGYDLIFPGDTVAERLMRAGSLMPLDPSKLTEMADIEPGLQKLRGHYEHSSKATVPYTWGTIGLTYNAAQIKQRMADAPVNSLDMLFKPELAAKFADCGISLIDSPDEVLAVVLNYLGRDPRSAKPVDLAAASEVLMKLRPYVRKFQSQPVTDLVNGNLCLSLGYSGDMTQAQRTSDSAGKTTKFEYRIPREGTTVWMDTMAIPVDAKHPEYAYAFINFVMRPENMAAISNFTGYPTSNAKARASVDAAMRNNPDIYLDEATYARLIPGKDIPQADMRARMRTWTKFKTATQP, encoded by the coding sequence ATGGCTACGCATCACAAACGACTGCTCGGCGTTCTGGGCCTGGCCCTGACTTGCGTGATCCCGGCGCTGCATGCCGAGGACAAAACCCTGCGGCTGTACAACTGGGCCGATTACTTTGCCGAAGACACCCTGAGCCGCTTCACCGCCGAAACCGGGATCAAGGTGATCTACGACGTCATGGACGGCAGCGAAACCCTCGAAGCGAAGATGCTCTCTGGCGGCAGCGGCTACGACCTGATCTTCCCCGGCGACACTGTCGCCGAGCGCCTGATGCGTGCCGGCAGCCTGATGCCGCTGGACCCATCGAAGCTCACGGAGATGGCCGACATCGAACCCGGATTGCAGAAATTGCGCGGTCACTACGAGCATTCCAGCAAAGCCACCGTGCCCTACACCTGGGGCACCATCGGTCTGACCTACAACGCGGCGCAGATCAAACAACGCATGGCCGACGCGCCGGTCAACAGCCTGGACATGCTGTTCAAACCGGAGCTGGCGGCGAAGTTTGCCGATTGCGGGATTTCGCTGATCGACTCGCCGGATGAAGTGCTGGCAGTGGTGCTCAATTATCTGGGCCGCGATCCGCGTAGTGCGAAACCGGTGGATCTGGCAGCGGCCAGTGAGGTGCTGATGAAGCTGCGGCCGTACGTGCGCAAATTTCAGTCGCAACCGGTGACCGATCTGGTCAACGGCAACCTGTGCCTGTCGCTGGGTTACAGCGGCGATATGACCCAAGCCCAACGCACCTCGGACAGCGCTGGCAAGACCACAAAATTCGAGTACCGCATCCCCCGTGAAGGCACCACGGTGTGGATGGACACCATGGCGATTCCCGTCGATGCGAAACACCCGGAATACGCCTACGCGTTCATCAACTTCGTGATGCGCCCGGAAAACATGGCGGCGATCAGTAACTTCACCGGTTACCCGACTTCCAACGCCAAGGCACGGGCCAGCGTCGATGCGGCAATGCGCAACAACCCGGACATCTACCTCGACGAGGCGACCTATGCTCGATTGATCCCGGGCAAGGACATTCCCCAGGCCGACATGCGTGCACGGATGCGCACCTGGACCAAATTCAAAACCGCCACTCAGCCATGA
- the aguB gene encoding N-carbamoylputrescine amidase: MSHLTIATTQMPCTWDLPRNLDQAEQLVREAAAKGAQVILLQELFATPYFCIEQSHKHLALAEEYRDSRVLQRFAALAKELGVVLPLSWFEQAGNAYFNSLTVADADGRLSGVYRKTHIPNAIGYQEKEYFSPGDSGFRVWDTAFGRLGVGICWDQWFPETARCLALMGAEVLLFPTAIGSEPGCAALDSRDHWQMTMRGHAAANLLPVVAANRVGREVASTDPSLQMSFYGSSFISDHKGKLLAEADRDSTGVLVHGLDLDAMREERLSWGIYRDRRPDMYGALLSQDGRNLHARWNAQGV; the protein is encoded by the coding sequence ATGAGCCATTTGACTATCGCCACCACCCAGATGCCGTGCACCTGGGATCTGCCGCGCAACCTCGATCAAGCCGAGCAACTGGTGCGTGAGGCGGCCGCGAAGGGCGCGCAGGTGATCCTGTTGCAGGAGCTGTTCGCCACGCCGTATTTCTGCATCGAACAGAGCCACAAGCATCTGGCGCTGGCCGAGGAGTATCGCGACAGCCGTGTGCTGCAGCGCTTCGCCGCGCTGGCCAAAGAGCTGGGCGTGGTGCTGCCGCTGAGCTGGTTCGAGCAGGCCGGCAATGCGTATTTCAATTCGCTCACCGTGGCCGATGCTGATGGTCGTCTGTCGGGGGTGTATCGCAAGACCCACATCCCCAACGCCATTGGCTATCAGGAGAAGGAATATTTCAGCCCCGGCGACAGCGGTTTCCGTGTGTGGGACACCGCGTTCGGTCGCCTCGGCGTGGGTATCTGCTGGGATCAGTGGTTTCCCGAGACCGCGCGTTGTCTGGCGTTGATGGGCGCTGAAGTGCTGCTGTTTCCCACGGCCATTGGTTCCGAGCCGGGCTGTGCAGCACTGGATTCCCGCGACCACTGGCAGATGACCATGCGCGGCCATGCCGCCGCCAATCTGCTGCCGGTGGTGGCCGCCAACCGGGTCGGGCGCGAAGTGGCGAGCACCGATCCGTCGCTGCAGATGAGCTTCTACGGTTCGTCGTTCATCAGCGATCACAAGGGCAAGTTGCTGGCCGAAGCCGACCGCGACAGCACGGGCGTGCTGGTGCACGGCCTCGACCTCGATGCGATGCGCGAAGAACGGCTGAGCTGGGGCATCTACCGTGACCGGCGCCCGGACATGTACGGCGCGCTGCTCAGTCAGGATGGTCGCAATCTTCACGCACGCTGGAACGCACAAGGGGTTTGA
- a CDS encoding agmatine deiminase family protein, which yields MPRNENNNNAWMMPAEWVTHAATWMVWPHNKALWESGWRVTLPQVQEDFARVANAIARFEPVKMVVDPSALASAKALCGPNIELIPLAVNDSWCRDSGPSFVCHPQQGLAGVSWRFNAWGGKSAHELDESLARRALNHLGLECFGTPLSNEGGAIHVDGEGTLITTESVLLNPNRNPGIGKAEMEEIFSRLLGVKKTIWLPGDPDYVTGDMTDGHVDGVCAFARPGVLLVDATHDQSSVYAEVARENRRALELATDAQGRKFELIELFEASEAVDSEAEVFCASYTNFYIANGAIIMPAYGIEADEAAAKVLAQAFPGREVVPVRINHLAHGGGGVHCITQQQPAWPVEG from the coding sequence ATGCCGCGCAACGAGAATAACAACAACGCTTGGATGATGCCTGCCGAATGGGTAACGCACGCGGCGACGTGGATGGTCTGGCCGCACAACAAGGCGCTGTGGGAGTCGGGCTGGCGCGTGACCTTGCCGCAGGTGCAAGAGGATTTCGCCCGGGTCGCCAACGCCATCGCCCGCTTCGAACCGGTGAAAATGGTCGTCGATCCGTCGGCGCTAGCGAGCGCCAAAGCCCTGTGCGGGCCGAACATCGAACTGATCCCGCTGGCGGTCAACGACAGCTGGTGCCGCGACTCCGGCCCGAGCTTCGTCTGCCACCCGCAACAAGGGCTGGCCGGTGTCAGCTGGCGCTTCAACGCCTGGGGCGGCAAGTCGGCGCATGAGCTGGACGAGAGCCTGGCGCGGCGCGCGCTCAATCATCTGGGGCTGGAGTGCTTCGGCACGCCACTGAGCAACGAGGGCGGGGCGATCCATGTCGATGGCGAAGGCACGCTGATCACCACCGAATCGGTGCTGCTCAACCCCAATCGCAACCCGGGGATTGGCAAGGCTGAAATGGAAGAGATTTTCAGCCGTCTGCTTGGCGTGAAGAAAACCATCTGGCTGCCGGGCGATCCGGATTACGTCACCGGTGACATGACTGACGGCCACGTCGATGGCGTCTGCGCCTTCGCCCGTCCCGGCGTGTTGCTGGTGGATGCGACCCACGACCAGAGTTCGGTGTACGCCGAAGTGGCCCGGGAGAATCGCCGCGCATTGGAGCTGGCGACCGACGCGCAGGGGCGCAAGTTCGAGCTGATCGAACTATTCGAAGCCAGTGAAGCGGTGGACAGCGAAGCCGAAGTGTTCTGCGCCTCGTACACCAATTTTTACATCGCCAACGGCGCGATCATCATGCCGGCCTATGGCATCGAGGCCGACGAGGCGGCGGCGAAAGTGCTGGCGCAGGCCTTCCCCGGACGCGAAGTGGTGCCGGTGCGTATCAATCATCTGGCCCATGGCGGCGGCGGGGTGCATTGCATCACCCAGCAGCAACCCGCCTGGCCAGTGGAGGGTTGA
- a CDS encoding LysR substrate-binding domain-containing protein, with the protein MLKHWPPLSSLRGFEAAARLGSFHKAADELSLTQSAISQQIRSLEAYLEQPLFFRSGRSVSLTDAGHDLLSTTQAMLQQLAVGIRRLGQYQKPNQLVLNTTPAFARHWLLPRLADFRRQHPQVDLWIFSTDEVPDMATQTIDLAVRDDISSQAECSFKVLHADRLFPACHPGVLAQPATQRTTLHGEREMDWSHWAVEAGVDVGQQDQGLNFSDPGLLLDAACSGLGIALVSQLLSRQARDTGLLQPLVEQTIRGPNWALLTHRDSENDPMARSFTEWLSTRLATPDQ; encoded by the coding sequence ATGCTCAAGCACTGGCCGCCGCTCAGCTCCCTGCGCGGCTTCGAAGCGGCTGCGCGCCTCGGCAGTTTTCACAAGGCGGCCGATGAGTTGAGCCTTACTCAATCGGCGATCAGCCAGCAGATCCGCAGCCTTGAGGCGTACCTCGAACAACCGCTGTTCTTTCGTAGCGGCCGCAGCGTGTCGCTGACCGATGCCGGCCACGATCTGCTCAGCACCACCCAGGCGATGCTGCAGCAACTGGCGGTCGGCATCCGGCGTCTGGGCCAATATCAGAAACCCAATCAACTGGTGCTCAACACCACGCCAGCGTTCGCCCGGCACTGGCTGCTGCCGCGTCTGGCGGATTTTCGGCGCCAGCATCCGCAAGTCGATCTGTGGATTTTCAGCACCGACGAAGTGCCGGACATGGCCACGCAAACCATCGATCTGGCGGTGCGCGATGACATCAGCTCCCAGGCCGAATGCAGCTTCAAGGTGCTGCATGCCGACCGCCTGTTTCCGGCGTGTCATCCCGGCGTATTGGCGCAGCCCGCCACGCAACGCACGACCCTGCACGGTGAGCGGGAAATGGACTGGAGCCATTGGGCGGTGGAGGCCGGCGTCGATGTCGGGCAGCAGGATCAGGGGCTGAATTTTTCCGATCCGGGCTTGTTGCTGGACGCGGCGTGTTCAGGACTTGGGATTGCGCTGGTCAGCCAGTTGCTCAGCCGTCAGGCGCGGGACACGGGGTTGCTGCAACCGTTGGTGGAGCAAACCATTCGTGGCCCGAACTGGGCGCTGTTGACCCATCGTGACAGCGAGAATGACCCGATGGCGCGCAGCTTCACCGAGTGGCTGAGCACTCGGCTGGCAACGCCCGATCAATAA
- a CDS encoding radical SAM protein — MNMYIDIVGACNLSCPSCPMGNSENVNFKKAMQVDMFRKIVEKARVEGVKSIFLYNWTEPLIHPRIGEFVEIVNAAGLRCGISSNLNLAKNMEVALLANPWFFRISLSGFYQETYEKGHAGGDIEVVKQNMLKLHEIKQREGLDTLVEVYYHRYLDNIDEEALMREFSEGLGFKFATGYSVMMPLEKTLAIVERDVSVTDVDHKTLERLALPPYDDLVNLIRHYPKKACSLKDDWLVLDCNGNTVLCCSIFNQTEYQVGKYLDLPLPQLTRLKSTQENCVDMCNRCAANGLHHYAMTPSQGAMEAHAVNRIIDFRKRSAIGLPVASDKLGRDGEVSAENFDEAQYLQMNQDVKNAISTGAFTSGYQHYLLYGRLEGRLGAGYLTVV, encoded by the coding sequence ATGAATATGTACATCGATATTGTGGGTGCGTGCAATTTGAGCTGCCCCTCGTGCCCGATGGGTAACTCGGAAAACGTCAATTTCAAGAAAGCCATGCAAGTCGACATGTTCAGGAAGATCGTCGAGAAGGCCCGGGTCGAGGGGGTCAAATCGATTTTTCTTTATAACTGGACAGAGCCGTTGATTCATCCGCGAATCGGTGAGTTTGTCGAGATCGTCAATGCCGCTGGCTTGCGTTGCGGTATCAGTTCCAATCTGAATCTGGCCAAGAACATGGAAGTCGCGTTGCTCGCCAACCCATGGTTTTTCCGTATTTCTCTCTCTGGGTTTTACCAGGAAACCTACGAGAAAGGGCATGCGGGTGGCGACATCGAAGTCGTCAAACAGAACATGCTCAAGTTGCACGAGATCAAGCAACGAGAGGGGCTGGATACTCTGGTCGAGGTCTACTACCACCGCTATCTGGACAACATCGACGAAGAAGCGCTGATGCGCGAATTCAGTGAAGGCCTGGGTTTCAAATTCGCGACCGGTTATTCAGTGATGATGCCGCTGGAGAAGACCCTGGCGATTGTCGAGCGTGATGTCTCTGTCACGGATGTTGATCATAAAACGCTGGAAAGGCTGGCGTTGCCGCCTTACGACGATCTGGTCAATCTGATTCGGCATTATCCTAAAAAGGCGTGCTCGCTCAAGGACGATTGGCTGGTGCTGGACTGCAACGGAAATACAGTGCTGTGTTGCAGTATTTTCAATCAGACTGAATATCAGGTCGGCAAGTATCTGGACCTGCCTTTGCCGCAACTGACTCGACTCAAGTCGACTCAAGAAAACTGCGTCGATATGTGCAATCGTTGCGCAGCAAATGGCTTGCACCACTACGCAATGACCCCGAGTCAGGGGGCAATGGAAGCTCACGCAGTCAACCGCATCATCGATTTTCGCAAGCGTAGCGCCATTGGCCTTCCAGTCGCGAGTGACAAGCTTGGGCGCGACGGTGAAGTCAGTGCCGAGAATTTCGACGAAGCGCAATATCTTCAGATGAATCAGGACGTCAAGAACGCGATCTCCACGGGTGCCTTTACCAGTGGTTATCAACATTACCTGCTGTACGGACGTCTGGAAGGCAGGCTCGGTGCGGGTTATCTCACGGTCGTCTGA